TATTGGCATGAGGTCGTATCGTGctggtatcttgttggcatggtACGACATTGTGAGCATGGCCtatgccgatgggcacttaacaGCTTGCTCATATGCTTCCTCACTTTGATATCTTGAATGTTTGATTTTTACAAGGCTTTTCATTGGATTTCTTATTGCAAATGCATATACTAGTTGGAGTTGCAGCTTCTATTTTGTCAAATTTTGTCTCATATAATATCATGGTGTAGCATACACGGTAACTTCTTGTTTGCACTGTCAACAAAACCGTTATTTGTTCATCTAACTATTTGCACATTGTACTACTTTTTTAATGCCTAGATTGAACTTGCAATACATCTCTAACATTTGACCTTTTTATCGACTTTCATTTTTAAACTCAGAGAAGGTATACCTGCACTTGGTTCTCAACTCTTTAGCAATACTTCAAGATGTCTCAGTATGGTTTGACGTGTAGTCCTCTAAGAGTTCCTTGTTATACGAATATTAAAAGATCAAGCCCACCAAATGAGGTAGTCTCGTTTCTGCGTTTTGATGGAAGACATCAGGAAAAAGCACAGTTGTTATTTCATCTAGATAGGTAAAGTATGGCATCTTGAATTCTTTTTCCTAACATAAATCCTTGCTGGCATATTGATTGATTATTTGATGACCGCACTTTTATTCTGCCTTTACAACAGAAAATACAAAGTTTCTTATATCCGTAAATGCTCATATCAACGGAAAGGAAGAATGAGGGGACTTGTATCTGCTTCGTTTGGTGATATGGGTGAAGATTCAAGCGGTAtgtcttccttcttttcttttcattgatTTTGTCGTCTGGCACTTTAATCACGCTGTGAAACATGGACGATAACTCTCAAGCTGTTGTTTGGGATTCCTCTTTAACTTTTTTGTTTAGGGTCTATACAGGCTTTTCTCTATattgctcttttcttttctgagaCTATGTTGTATTCCTGTTTAATAGTTGCATGCTTGTTTGACTGATAAAAATCTGTGTAATATACGACTCGCTCGCTAACTTTGATGGTGTCCAGAcctaaaagaaaaggaaaagggctACTCTGATGCTTCCCTCAGTTTAGTTTAAGAGAGACCTCTTTCTTTGATGATCCCTACCTTATTGACTGTTACTTATGTATTTATTATCTGGTTCACTATGGTTAACCGCCTGTAATCAGAACTTTTTCCGACTAAAAGGGATTGTTAGATAGGAATTCAGAATGACTGATAAAACTCTCTATCATGTCTGATCTGAATTTTCCACGTCATTGTAGTCTTCTAGACCATTTGATGGAAAAACTGTCTTCTCTTTGACAATGTGCATGTTGGACTTGTTGCTGAATTATTGAGTGGAAAATTGTTTGATAAGACTCTTCTAAGGACCAATGCAACCTTTTACGATTATGAATTAGCAAACACCTTTGGTATGAATCGATGGGCTCTTCTATGCTAAGTCTTTGAGACAAATTTTAGGATGGTCTTTTGAAGGTCTGGACTTATTATAGGGCATTCGCTGTTGGAGTGCATTTGCTAATTTGACATAAATGCTAGCTCCTATTTTGTAGAGTGTAAATTGGAGTTGTTGTGGCACTTTCATAGACTTAGTGTTCTATTTTTAGCTTAACCATGTGCGAGTTGATTTTTATACCCTCTCTAGCTTCTCCTTTAATATGGAATTAACGATTCATTCTCCAACAATTAGAGGGCTATACTGGGTGTCCTTTTAAACCAAGGCATCAAATTTGTTTATACCGTTAGTTATGCCAATTCTTTATTACCTCAAAAAAGAAAGCGTAAGTAAAAATTTTCTGCTTACAAAGTcggtaaaaaaaatagagcaatCCTGGCCTATTATCTTTCTCTTATAATTTATCTCCTGTTAGtcatatatttcaattttatttcttttataatctTTAGTCTTTAAAAGTTCTCCTACATTAATTTCCACTTGTTCAGCCATTTTTCCCAGAATTCATGTGAGGGATCCTTATCAGAGGCTTGGAATTAGCAGGGAGGCATCTGAAGAAGAAATCCAAGCTGCACGAAACTTTCTGATTAATAAATATGCAGGGCACAAACCAAGCATTGATGCAATTGAATCTGCTCATGACAAGATCATTATGCAGAGCTTCTTTGAAaggaaaaacccaaaaatcaacATTAAGAAAAAAGTGAGGGAAGTTACTCAGTCACGTTTTGTTAAGGCCATTACAAGTAGGTTTGAAACACCTTCAGGGAAAGTCATTTTGAAGACAACCATCACATTTGTTGTGCTTGGAATACTCACTGTTCTGTTTCCAACGGAAGAAGGGCCAACACTTCAGGTGGCCATTTCTCTTGCAGTATCCATATATTTCATACATGAAAGGCTTAAGAGTCGAATCCGAGCATTCTTATATGGGTATGTTATCTCCGCCCTCTAATAAGATGCTTCGGCATTTCTTTTTCATTGTCTTTATTATCTATTTGAAATTCAACCAATTGCATATTATCGTCATCATATGACGCATGTCCACATCAAGTATTTCGTGAATAGAATTTAAGTTTGTTACCAACAGATGTTAGACGTATTTGACGCCCATGGTCAGAACATGTTGTTGGGATAGTACTTATATCCAAGCAATTTTTCTTTGTTATTTCCCAAATAATCTGTTGAAGAGAGCATGACTCGGAATGTTTAGGTTTTTTTCGAAGTTCTGTTTCTATTGAGAACCAACAAGATATACTTTCTCAAGAAGATCATTCAGTCTGCCACATTCATTGAATCTTATGTTTGTTGGTTAATTTGCTTCAAGTTTTGTGttttcatgagatttggaaGCCAAAGATTCTGAAGGTAGCCAAGTAGTCATTGGGTAGCACTATCAGTTATGTGTTTGTAAGGAGTTCAACACAATAGTGGAGTACATTGCTCGTTAGACTATGGCCCAAAATATGTGTGATGCATTATGATTTTGTCTAGCTTAGATGTCCTGTATTCGTTGTCCCccctgaaaagaaaaaaaagcatctTTGACCCCCctgaaaagggaaaaaagcaTCTTTGTTCATTTTCTAAGCTGCAATGAAATGAAGTTGGTGCCTTTTCAGTTGGTCTTTCTCTGTGATGCCATATTGCTGGAGGTTGGTGATACTCTTATAAACTATAAGTGCTCTCTAGCTAGATCTAATATATGtgatattgcttttattattgtcaGGGTTGGTTCTTTTCTCGCTTCGTGGCTGTTGGGGACCTTCTTGATGGTCTCTGTCATGCCTCCTCTACTTCAAGGTCCAAGGAGCT
This genomic window from Ananas comosus cultivar F153 linkage group 3, ASM154086v1, whole genome shotgun sequence contains:
- the LOC109708188 gene encoding protein CHAPERONE-LIKE PROTEIN OF POR1, chloroplastic-like — encoded protein: MSQYGLTCSPLRVPCYTNIKRSSPPNEVVSFLRFDGRHQEKAQLLFHLDRKYKVSYIRKCSYQRKGRMRGLVSASFGDMGEDSSAIFPRIHVRDPYQRLGISREASEEEIQAARNFLINKYAGHKPSIDAIESAHDKIIMQSFFERKNPKINIKKKVREVTQSRFVKAITSRFETPSGKVILKTTITFVVLGILTVLFPTEEGPTLQVAISLAVSIYFIHERLKSRIRAFLYGVGSFLASWLLGTFLMVSVMPPLLQGPRSLEVSTSLISYILLWISSTYLK